A genomic region of Photobacterium swingsii contains the following coding sequences:
- a CDS encoding Na(+)-translocating NADH-quinone reductase subunit A: protein MITIKKGLDIPISGTPTQAINDGNAITRVALLGEEYVGMRPTMHTRVGDVVKKGQVLFEDKKNPGVKFTAPAAGKVTEINRGAKRVLQSVVIDVEGNEQITFNSYKADQLAQLDRAVVVEQLVESGMWTALRTRPFSKVPAIDAETKAIFVTAIDTNPLAANPELIINEQSDAFVAGLTLLSRLTSGKVLVCKAGSSLPRSSEANVEEHVFNGPHPSGLVGTHIHKLFGADAANVAWHINYQDVIAFGQLFLTGELYTDRVIALGGPVVNNPRLVRTQIGAAIEQITDAEMMPGQIRVLSGSVLNATKAVGPHAYLGRYHLQVTALREGYEKEFMGWIAPGKNKFSVTRSFLSQFFPGQLFNMTTTTNGSERSMVPIGNYEKVMPLDIEPTLLLRDLCAGDSDSAQLLGALELDEEDLALCTYVCPGKYEFGPLLRECLDKIEKEG, encoded by the coding sequence ATGATTACAATAAAAAAGGGTCTGGATATCCCAATTTCAGGGACTCCTACCCAGGCGATAAATGATGGCAATGCCATCACACGTGTTGCCTTGCTTGGCGAAGAATATGTTGGTATGCGTCCTACAATGCATACTCGCGTAGGGGATGTAGTGAAGAAAGGTCAGGTTCTTTTTGAAGATAAGAAGAACCCAGGCGTTAAATTCACTGCTCCGGCCGCTGGTAAGGTTACTGAAATCAATCGTGGTGCTAAGCGTGTTTTACAGTCGGTTGTTATCGATGTAGAAGGCAACGAGCAAATCACATTTAACAGCTACAAGGCTGACCAACTAGCACAGCTTGATCGTGCTGTTGTTGTTGAGCAATTAGTAGAATCTGGCATGTGGACAGCGCTTCGTACCCGTCCATTTAGCAAAGTGCCTGCTATTGATGCAGAAACAAAGGCTATCTTTGTTACTGCTATTGATACCAACCCGCTAGCTGCAAACCCTGAGCTAATCATCAACGAACAAAGCGATGCGTTTGTTGCTGGTCTAACGCTACTTTCTCGCTTAACAAGCGGCAAAGTTCTGGTTTGTAAAGCAGGTTCGAGCCTACCACGTAGTTCTGAAGCAAATGTTGAAGAGCACGTATTCAACGGCCCGCACCCATCAGGCCTTGTTGGTACTCACATCCACAAACTATTTGGTGCAGATGCAGCAAATGTTGCGTGGCACATCAATTACCAAGACGTTATTGCGTTCGGTCAGCTTTTCCTAACGGGTGAGCTATACACAGATCGCGTTATTGCCCTTGGTGGTCCTGTTGTGAACAACCCACGTCTTGTGCGTACTCAAATCGGTGCTGCTATCGAGCAAATCACTGATGCTGAGATGATGCCAGGTCAAATCCGTGTGCTTTCAGGCTCTGTTCTGAATGCAACGAAAGCGGTTGGTCCACATGCATACCTTGGTCGTTACCACCTTCAAGTAACGGCACTTCGTGAAGGCTATGAAAAAGAATTCATGGGCTGGATCGCACCAGGTAAAAACAAATTCTCTGTAACGCGTTCGTTCTTGAGCCAATTCTTCCCAGGTCAGTTGTTCAACATGACAACGACGACTAACGGTAGTGAGCGTTCAATGGTGCCAATTGGTAACTACGAAAAAGTAATGCCACTAGACATCGAACCAACACTGTTACTTCGTGACCTTTGTGCTGGTGATAGCGATAGCGCGCAACTACTGGGTGCGCTTGAGTTAGATGAAGAAGATCTGGCTCTATGTACGTATGTATGCCCAGGTAAGTATGAGTTTGGTCCATTGCTACGTGAGTGCTTGGACAAAATTGAGAAGGAAGGGTAA
- a CDS encoding methyltransferase, which produces MKPALTLLDRTLHLARYPQRKNETLQAWDAADEYLINHSHDMVLDPQRPILIFNDSFGALSCWFAEKGPVTSVSDSYIAQQGCRQNLAANALPDVTQFDCLAELPANPQLVLIKLPKNNRLLTWQLQQLCHLVPDDCIIIGAGKAKEIHTSTLKLCEKYLGETKTSLAVKKARLVFIKADKTLAKPMPAPKTWDVPEHGLTLTNHANVFSGESLDIGGRFLLEHIPQNPSLNNIIDLGCGNGVISLKAAQLNPQAKITSVDESYMAVASCQENAKLNLDNPEQIHAIVNNCLDGLEADWADLVLCNPPFHQQNAITDHIAWQMFCDAQQVLRPRGQLIVIGNRQLGYDEKMKRIFGNVKKIAQNSKFIIYLSGK; this is translated from the coding sequence ATGAAACCAGCGCTAACTCTGCTTGATCGTACCTTGCACCTTGCCCGCTATCCGCAACGTAAAAACGAAACCCTGCAAGCATGGGATGCCGCAGATGAATATCTGATCAACCACTCCCACGACATGGTGCTTGATCCTCAGCGACCGATCTTAATATTCAATGATAGTTTCGGGGCTTTAAGTTGTTGGTTCGCAGAAAAAGGCCCAGTGACTAGCGTCAGTGATTCTTACATTGCTCAACAAGGTTGTCGCCAAAACTTAGCGGCAAATGCATTACCTGACGTTACACAGTTCGATTGCTTAGCAGAATTACCTGCCAACCCGCAGTTAGTGCTGATTAAGCTTCCTAAAAACAATCGTCTTCTTACTTGGCAGCTTCAGCAGTTGTGCCACCTAGTCCCTGATGATTGCATCATCATAGGTGCAGGGAAAGCGAAAGAAATCCATACCTCCACCTTAAAACTGTGTGAAAAGTATCTGGGTGAAACTAAAACATCACTTGCGGTTAAAAAAGCACGTTTGGTCTTTATTAAGGCAGATAAAACACTCGCTAAACCTATGCCAGCACCCAAAACATGGGATGTCCCTGAGCATGGCCTCACATTGACCAACCACGCTAATGTCTTTTCAGGTGAAAGCTTGGATATCGGCGGACGTTTCCTACTCGAACATATCCCGCAAAACCCAAGCCTTAACAATATTATCGACCTAGGTTGTGGCAATGGTGTGATCAGTCTAAAAGCGGCACAACTAAACCCGCAGGCAAAAATAACCAGCGTCGATGAAAGTTACATGGCGGTGGCATCTTGCCAAGAAAATGCAAAGTTAAACCTTGATAACCCAGAACAAATTCATGCTATCGTCAACAACTGTTTAGACGGTTTGGAAGCTGACTGGGCAGATCTGGTGTTGTGTAACCCACCTTTCCATCAGCAAAACGCTATCACAGACCATATTGCTTGGCAGATGTTCTGTGACGCACAGCAAGTTCTTCGCCCTCGTGGACAGTTAATCGTCATTGGTAACCGTCAACTGGGATACGATGAAAAAATGAAACGCATATTTGGCAACGTTAAAAAGATTGCGCAAAATAGCAAATTTATAATTTACCTATCTGGCAAATAA
- a CDS encoding AzlC family ABC transporter permease: MKKQLMSAGFKAIAPLCIGAFPFSFIVGAVSIQAGMDIMQSTLWAFTVFAGSAQMVALGLFQSGASMAVIMLTTFIINLRHVLYSASLSEHAKEYPLHIRMLMSYGLTDEVYASTITEFRKEKEGRHWFYLAAMFGFWGNWVLANLMGALVGSSFPDIANYGLEFAMVAAFIAIVIPQVKSRECIVAAVVATISGILLSGLPHSLGLVIAAAIGVLAGYQMDLATEKEQRKHQEENQVTEAEGA; this comes from the coding sequence ATGAAAAAACAATTAATGAGCGCTGGTTTTAAAGCGATAGCGCCTTTGTGCATTGGGGCATTCCCATTCTCATTCATCGTCGGAGCTGTCAGTATCCAAGCGGGAATGGATATCATGCAGAGTACACTGTGGGCATTTACTGTTTTTGCAGGTTCTGCGCAAATGGTTGCACTTGGCTTGTTCCAATCAGGAGCAAGCATGGCGGTTATTATGCTAACTACCTTCATCATTAATTTACGTCATGTGTTATACAGCGCATCGCTATCTGAGCATGCGAAAGAGTACCCGCTGCATATTCGAATGCTGATGTCATACGGCCTAACAGATGAAGTCTATGCATCAACCATTACTGAGTTCCGCAAAGAAAAAGAAGGCCGTCATTGGTTTTACTTAGCGGCAATGTTCGGGTTTTGGGGGAATTGGGTACTGGCTAACTTAATGGGTGCCTTGGTTGGTTCATCTTTCCCTGATATCGCTAACTATGGGTTAGAGTTCGCGATGGTCGCTGCCTTTATCGCGATTGTTATTCCACAAGTGAAAAGCCGTGAATGTATTGTTGCTGCTGTGGTTGCCACTATCTCAGGTATTTTACTTTCGGGTTTACCGCACTCTTTGGGTCTAGTCATTGCTGCCGCAATCGGTGTATTGGCGGGGTACCAAATGGATCTGGCAACTGAAAAAGAGCAACGTAAACATCAAGAAGAAAACCAAGTAACTGAAGCAGAAGGCGCATAA
- a CDS encoding TRAP transporter substrate-binding protein: MIKRFFCLVLITTTVFILSACNREVSSDSTVEEPLVEWKLVTSWPKGFPGLGFAPEYFAEQVARLSAGKMVVKVYGAGELVPSFEVFNAVSKGTAQMGHSAAYYWEDKIPAAPFFAAVPFGMTAQEMNAWLHYGGGLALWQELYAPYGVIPMAGGNTGTQMGGWFNTAVKDVSDLKGLKMRLPGYGAEVLKRAGGIPVSLPGGELFTALETGAIDATEWVGPFNDLAFGLHNAARYYYYPAWHEPSTNMEFLINKDAFQALPDELKAIVETAARATSQNMLDEYTVKNVNALSVLLNEHDVKLKAFPEPVLMHLKTINNQLLQELSQQDPSIKKIYASYHGFLIAVREYGRVTDNADVNID, from the coding sequence ATGATAAAGCGTTTTTTTTGCCTAGTACTGATAACGACGACGGTTTTCATTTTAAGTGCATGTAATCGTGAGGTGTCCTCTGATAGCACGGTCGAAGAACCGCTTGTTGAATGGAAGTTAGTGACATCATGGCCCAAGGGGTTTCCTGGTTTAGGCTTTGCTCCTGAATATTTCGCCGAGCAAGTTGCACGCTTAAGCGCAGGTAAAATGGTCGTAAAAGTATACGGTGCAGGCGAGTTAGTACCGAGTTTTGAAGTTTTTAATGCGGTATCTAAAGGTACCGCGCAAATGGGACATTCAGCAGCTTATTATTGGGAAGATAAAATCCCGGCTGCGCCTTTTTTTGCTGCGGTTCCTTTTGGGATGACAGCGCAAGAAATGAATGCGTGGCTACACTATGGTGGTGGATTAGCATTGTGGCAGGAGTTATATGCCCCTTACGGTGTGATTCCTATGGCTGGCGGTAATACAGGTACTCAAATGGGAGGCTGGTTCAATACTGCGGTTAAAGATGTCAGTGATCTAAAAGGGCTGAAAATGCGTTTACCCGGGTATGGTGCCGAGGTATTGAAGCGCGCTGGTGGCATCCCCGTTAGCTTGCCAGGCGGTGAACTCTTTACGGCGCTAGAAACGGGAGCCATTGATGCGACAGAGTGGGTCGGGCCTTTTAATGACCTTGCCTTTGGATTACATAATGCGGCTCGTTATTACTATTACCCTGCTTGGCACGAGCCAAGCACGAATATGGAGTTTTTAATCAACAAAGATGCTTTTCAGGCACTTCCTGACGAATTAAAAGCCATTGTTGAAACGGCCGCCCGTGCGACAAGCCAGAATATGCTGGATGAATACACGGTCAAAAATGTTAACGCTCTCAGCGTGTTGCTCAATGAGCATGATGTAAAGTTAAAAGCCTTCCCTGAACCTGTTCTGATGCACTTAAAAACAATCAATAATCAATTGCTGCAGGAACTGAGCCAACAAGACCCAAGTATTAAGAAAATCTATGCATCGTATCACGGGTTTTTAATCGCTGTGCGTGAGTATGGCAGGGTAACAGATAACGCAGATGTGAATATCGATTAA
- a CDS encoding AzlD domain-containing protein produces MDMTTFLIFTLGMAAVTFAIRFSVIGMAGSFEMSERMKRTLRFVPVTVLPAIIAVEILGAGSNMVFSLENPRVLAAIVCTIVSLRFDLVWVVLSGMGSLLLFQSLLG; encoded by the coding sequence ATGGACATGACAACATTTTTAATCTTCACCTTAGGTATGGCGGCAGTCACTTTTGCTATTCGCTTTTCAGTGATTGGTATGGCAGGTTCATTTGAAATGTCTGAGCGTATGAAGCGTACGCTACGTTTTGTGCCTGTTACTGTTTTACCTGCAATCATCGCGGTTGAGATTTTAGGCGCGGGCTCAAACATGGTTTTCAGCCTTGAAAATCCACGTGTATTAGCTGCTATCGTGTGTACTATTGTGAGCTTACGTTTTGATCTGGTATGGGTAGTATTAAGTGGTATGGGATCATTATTACTATTTCAAAGCCTACTAGGTTAA
- a CDS encoding Rid family detoxifying hydrolase, protein MKTVVTSDNAPAAIGPYSHGTAYNNLIFTSGQLPVDAATSKVAEGGITAQSIQSLKNLVSVVEAGGGDVNTILKTTCYLANISDFAAFNEVYKTVFETDCPARSCFAVKDLPLGVLVEVEAIAHAK, encoded by the coding sequence ATGAAAACTGTTGTAACTTCTGACAATGCTCCAGCTGCTATCGGTCCATACTCTCACGGCACGGCGTACAACAACCTCATCTTCACTTCAGGTCAGTTACCAGTCGATGCAGCAACCAGCAAAGTTGCTGAAGGTGGCATTACGGCACAATCAATCCAATCACTTAAAAACTTGGTAAGCGTTGTTGAAGCAGGTGGTGGCGATGTGAATACCATCTTAAAAACAACATGTTACTTAGCAAACATTTCGGATTTCGCAGCATTTAACGAAGTATACAAAACCGTTTTTGAGACCGACTGCCCAGCACGTAGTTGTTTCGCAGTGAAAGATCTGCCGTTAGGCGTTCTGGTTGAAGTTGAAGCTATCGCGCACGCGAAATAA
- a CDS encoding AmpG family muropeptide MFS transporter, with the protein MDQSLENSAKLGWRVYLERKVLIMLALGFSSGLPILLVFGTLSFWLREAEVSRTDIGFFSWVALAYGFKWIWSPLIDRFPIPLFSHLLGRRRGWMVFSQLLIIASLCGMAISNPQVDLIQLAIFAVIVAFASASQDIVIDAYRIELATERLQAALAAAYMTGYRLAMIMAGAGALAFAAWFGSDTLYDVTGWKMAYFIMAGFMLVGLITALCIKEPTIDSSQIDNIEKEFRLSLLDKGMNPVTAKGVAWFYTAAIMPFKDFFSRYGRHALLILVLIGCYRISDVVMGVMANAFYVDMGFTKTQVASVSKIYGVIMTLAGAGLGGIMVSKYGTMRILALGAVLSACTNLLFVAFTYMGNSIPMLTAVISLDNLSAGIATAAFITYMSSLTNVAFSATQYALFSSIMLLFPKFIAGFSGVYVDNFGYNTFFFTTALIGLPVLVLIYLVNNGQNSAHHCN; encoded by the coding sequence ATGGATCAATCGTTAGAAAACAGTGCAAAACTAGGGTGGCGAGTATACCTAGAGCGTAAAGTGCTGATCATGCTGGCGCTGGGGTTCTCGTCTGGCCTCCCTATTTTGCTTGTTTTCGGAACGCTATCGTTTTGGCTACGCGAAGCCGAAGTTAGCCGCACCGACATTGGCTTCTTTAGCTGGGTGGCATTAGCCTATGGTTTCAAGTGGATCTGGTCTCCCTTGATCGACCGCTTCCCTATCCCTTTATTTTCACACCTATTGGGCCGCCGTCGAGGTTGGATGGTTTTCTCACAGTTGCTTATCATTGCCTCATTGTGTGGCATGGCAATCAGTAACCCACAGGTGGATCTGATTCAGTTAGCCATTTTTGCTGTCATCGTGGCTTTTGCTTCCGCTTCGCAAGACATTGTTATCGATGCTTATCGTATTGAGTTAGCAACAGAGCGCTTGCAAGCCGCGTTAGCTGCAGCCTATATGACAGGCTATCGTTTAGCCATGATCATGGCAGGTGCTGGTGCATTAGCCTTTGCTGCTTGGTTTGGCTCTGACACCTTATACGATGTCACAGGCTGGAAAATGGCCTACTTCATTATGGCTGGCTTTATGCTAGTGGGCTTAATCACAGCCCTTTGTATTAAAGAACCAACCATAGATTCAAGCCAAATCGACAATATTGAAAAAGAATTCCGCTTATCTTTACTCGATAAAGGGATGAATCCAGTCACTGCAAAAGGCGTTGCTTGGTTCTATACAGCTGCCATTATGCCATTCAAGGACTTTTTCTCGCGCTATGGTCGTCACGCCTTATTAATTTTAGTATTGATTGGTTGCTACCGTATTTCTGATGTCGTAATGGGAGTCATGGCCAATGCATTTTACGTTGATATGGGCTTTACCAAAACTCAAGTGGCTTCCGTATCTAAAATATACGGCGTTATTATGACATTAGCGGGTGCTGGACTTGGCGGGATCATGGTAAGTAAATACGGTACCATGCGTATTTTAGCTTTAGGTGCAGTGCTTTCTGCATGTACCAACTTGCTCTTTGTTGCTTTCACTTATATGGGAAACAGCATACCTATGCTCACTGCCGTTATCTCACTCGATAACCTGAGTGCGGGTATCGCAACAGCAGCTTTCATTACCTATATGTCGAGCCTGACTAACGTCGCTTTTTCAGCGACGCAATATGCGCTATTTAGCTCGATCATGTTGCTCTTTCCTAAGTTTATAGCCGGATTTTCTGGTGTATACGTTGATAACTTCGGCTATAACACCTTTTTCTTTACTACAGCTTTAATTGGTTTACCTGTACTTGTGCTTATTTATTTAGTGAATAATGGGCAAAATAGCGCACATCACTGCAATTAA
- a CDS encoding NADH:ubiquinone reductase (Na(+)-transporting) subunit B, giving the protein MGLKNFLENVEHHFEPGGKHEKWFALYEAFATLMYTPGQVTRTGSHVRDSIDLKRIMIMVWFAVFPAMFWGMYNTGHQAITALNHMYVGEQLATVLAGDWHYWLTQMLGGTLTADAGWGSKMLLGATYFLPIYAVVFAVGGFWEVLFCMVRKHEVNEGFFVTSILFALIVPATLPLWQAALGITFGVVVAKEIFGGTGRNFLNPALAGRAFLFFAYPAQISGDLVWTAADGFSGATALSQWANGGQASVINTVTGEAITWMDAFIGRIPGSIGEVSTLAIILGGAMIVYMGIASWRIIAGTMIGMVAAATLFNIIGSDTNAMFSMPWHWHLVLGGFAFGMMFMATDPVSAAFTNKGKWWYGALIGAMAVMIRVVNPAYPEGMMLAILFANLFAPLFDNLVVQGNIKRRLARHGK; this is encoded by the coding sequence ATGGGTCTCAAGAATTTCCTCGAAAATGTTGAACATCACTTTGAACCGGGTGGTAAGCACGAGAAATGGTTTGCGCTTTACGAAGCATTCGCCACTCTTATGTACACACCAGGTCAAGTGACACGTACTGGTTCACATGTCCGTGATAGTATCGACCTGAAGCGTATCATGATCATGGTATGGTTCGCGGTCTTCCCTGCAATGTTCTGGGGTATGTACAACACGGGTCACCAAGCAATCACTGCACTTAACCACATGTACGTTGGTGAGCAACTAGCGACTGTACTTGCAGGTGATTGGCACTACTGGCTAACACAAATGTTAGGCGGCACCCTTACAGCTGATGCTGGGTGGGGTAGCAAAATGCTACTTGGTGCGACTTACTTCCTACCTATCTATGCAGTGGTATTTGCTGTAGGTGGTTTCTGGGAAGTACTTTTCTGTATGGTGCGTAAACACGAAGTGAACGAAGGTTTCTTCGTAACGTCTATCCTGTTTGCACTGATCGTTCCAGCAACACTTCCACTTTGGCAAGCTGCACTAGGTATTACCTTTGGTGTTGTTGTTGCGAAAGAAATCTTTGGTGGTACTGGTCGTAACTTCCTTAACCCTGCGCTTGCAGGTCGTGCCTTCCTGTTCTTCGCATACCCAGCTCAGATCTCTGGTGATCTAGTATGGACTGCGGCTGACGGTTTCTCTGGCGCAACTGCTCTTAGCCAATGGGCGAACGGTGGTCAAGCTTCTGTAATCAACACAGTTACAGGCGAAGCGATTACTTGGATGGACGCGTTTATCGGTCGTATCCCTGGTTCTATCGGTGAAGTTTCTACGCTAGCTATCATCCTTGGTGGCGCAATGATTGTATACATGGGCATTGCTTCATGGCGCATCATCGCGGGTACTATGATTGGTATGGTTGCAGCTGCGACTCTGTTTAACATTATCGGTTCTGACACTAACGCAATGTTCAGCATGCCATGGCACTGGCACCTAGTTCTAGGTGGTTTTGCATTCGGTATGATGTTCATGGCGACTGACCCTGTATCTGCAGCATTTACTAACAAAGGTAAGTGGTGGTACGGCGCGTTAATTGGTGCGATGGCAGTGATGATTCGTGTGGTTAACCCAGCGTACCCAGAAGGTATGATGCTGGCGATTCTATTCGCGAACCTATTCGCTCCTCTATTTGACAACCTAGTTGTTCAGGGCAATATCAAACGGAGACTAGCTCGTCATGGCAAGTAA
- the bolA gene encoding transcriptional regulator BolA, producing MLQERIIEKLEHAFSPTHLDVVNESYMHNVPAGSESHFKVVIVCAEFEGKRLIARHRAVNSVLADELANHIHALAMHTYTDLEWKNMMDGAPLSPACQGGGK from the coding sequence ATGTTGCAAGAACGTATTATTGAAAAACTAGAACACGCATTTTCACCTACACACCTTGATGTAGTGAATGAGAGCTACATGCACAATGTACCTGCAGGTTCTGAAAGTCACTTCAAAGTCGTGATTGTATGTGCTGAATTTGAAGGTAAACGCTTGATTGCGCGTCATCGTGCCGTTAATAGCGTACTCGCTGATGAATTAGCGAATCACATTCATGCTTTGGCTATGCATACCTATACCGATCTTGAGTGGAAAAACATGATGGACGGCGCCCCTCTTTCACCCGCTTGTCAGGGTGGTGGCAAATAA
- a CDS encoding outer membrane protein OmpK, with the protein MRKSLLALTALAATAALPAQAEYHYGFANVYGDYLNWEQGAEEVNRPAHYTIGAEGGAGFDWGEIYGFYEYEKLNMASTDRSQAAKFSMHYKIVGDFTAYAQVYNIIDNKFSSEQNRVFGFGYTGLTGDNFWFKPFAGMHDVSAGDYTETDKDGKVTTRIDANGFNGYMVGWNAGFKFDVAGVPLMVTNWHETELARNEGYAASQHGKTGHNGAVGLWFDITDTFYTGVQYRYFYNKLGYEGYGDAMIWRIGMHL; encoded by the coding sequence ATGCGTAAATCACTACTAGCTCTAACTGCACTAGCAGCAACTGCAGCACTTCCAGCACAAGCTGAATACCACTACGGTTTTGCGAATGTTTACGGTGACTACCTAAACTGGGAACAAGGCGCAGAAGAAGTTAACCGTCCAGCACACTACACTATTGGTGCAGAAGGCGGTGCAGGTTTTGATTGGGGTGAAATCTACGGTTTCTACGAGTACGAAAAGCTAAATATGGCTTCTACTGACCGTAGCCAAGCAGCTAAATTCTCTATGCACTACAAAATCGTTGGTGACTTCACGGCTTACGCACAAGTTTACAACATCATCGATAACAAATTCAGCAGCGAACAAAACCGCGTATTCGGTTTTGGTTACACTGGTCTAACTGGCGACAACTTCTGGTTCAAACCTTTCGCTGGTATGCACGATGTATCTGCTGGTGATTACACTGAAACAGATAAAGATGGCAAAGTTACTACTCGTATCGATGCTAACGGTTTCAACGGTTACATGGTTGGTTGGAACGCAGGCTTCAAATTTGACGTAGCTGGTGTACCTCTAATGGTAACTAACTGGCACGAAACTGAGCTTGCTCGTAACGAAGGTTACGCTGCTTCTCAACACGGTAAAACGGGCCACAATGGTGCGGTAGGCCTATGGTTTGATATCACAGACACTTTCTACACTGGTGTTCAATACCGTTACTTCTACAACAAGCTAGGCTACGAAGGTTACGGTGATGCGATGATCTGGCGTATCGGTATGCACCTGTAA
- a CDS encoding YajG family lipoprotein: MKKFLLVASVLALSACSAPQAPQLTLAPTPVIATQASVNGTHVNLTSQDLRPAQFIAVVDTGRQNVEPIHASQNLRVTLEDALARQLTAQGYKLDKNSKGTLRLDILEAMVNVKHSVMSHELSTKLQLQLVVDSPKGKFVKRYAGKSDKTGAMSASTEDMELALNNLMTAVLNDIYADAELNNYMQENL, encoded by the coding sequence ATGAAGAAGTTTTTATTAGTGGCATCTGTTCTTGCGCTATCAGCATGTTCCGCACCACAAGCACCGCAACTTACACTGGCACCTACGCCTGTCATTGCGACTCAGGCAAGTGTTAATGGCACGCACGTCAACCTAACTAGCCAAGACTTGCGTCCAGCTCAATTTATTGCCGTGGTTGATACGGGTCGCCAAAATGTGGAACCGATCCACGCTTCTCAAAACCTACGTGTCACTCTAGAAGATGCGCTTGCTCGTCAGCTCACAGCGCAAGGCTATAAACTTGATAAAAACAGTAAAGGTACGCTGCGCCTTGATATTCTAGAAGCCATGGTAAACGTTAAACACAGCGTAATGAGCCACGAATTAAGCACCAAGCTACAACTACAATTAGTGGTAGATTCGCCTAAAGGTAAATTCGTAAAACGTTACGCAGGCAAATCAGATAAAACAGGTGCAATGAGCGCATCGACAGAAGACATGGAACTAGCACTGAACAACCTAATGACTGCTGTGCTTAACGATATTTATGCCGATGCTGAACTAAATAATTACATGCAGGAAAACCTATAA
- a CDS encoding peptidylprolyl isomerase encodes MRKFFAALTIMASATVSLSIHAATQVEVSTNLGDFTIQLDEQKAPVSSKNFLRYVEDGSYEGTIFHRVIPGFMAQGGGFDEDLTRRPSYEPIKNEATNGLKNDRATVAMARTQDPNSATRQFYINYQNNGFLNANGNQAGYAVFGKVVKGFAVIEKMATIPTTTIRSMGMKDVPQQPIVIKTIKTINN; translated from the coding sequence ATGCGCAAGTTTTTTGCGGCCTTAACCATTATGGCTTCGGCTACAGTCTCTTTGTCCATACACGCAGCAACACAAGTCGAAGTAAGCACTAACCTTGGTGATTTTACGATTCAACTTGATGAGCAAAAAGCACCAGTAAGTAGCAAAAACTTCCTACGCTACGTTGAAGACGGTAGCTATGAAGGTACTATTTTCCACCGTGTCATCCCTGGGTTTATGGCACAAGGAGGCGGTTTTGATGAAGATTTAACTCGTCGCCCATCGTACGAGCCTATCAAGAATGAGGCAACCAATGGCCTCAAGAATGATCGAGCGACTGTCGCGATGGCACGTACCCAAGATCCAAATTCTGCCACACGCCAGTTTTACATTAATTACCAAAATAACGGCTTCTTGAATGCCAATGGTAATCAAGCTGGCTATGCCGTATTCGGTAAAGTTGTGAAGGGCTTCGCAGTAATTGAAAAAATGGCCACAATTCCTACCACGACTATCCGTTCGATGGGTATGAAAGATGTGCCGCAACAACCTATAGTTATTAAGACAATTAAAACTATTAATAACTAA